One genomic region from Pogoniulus pusillus isolate bPogPus1 chromosome 40, bPogPus1.pri, whole genome shotgun sequence encodes:
- the HDAC5 gene encoding histone deacetylase 5 isoform X4 has protein sequence MDPQSDAGPEGLAEARGVPEACAERRGPGLDAAARERQLQRELLALKQQQQLQKQLLFAEFQKQHEHLTRQHEVQLQKHLKQQQEALAARRQQELEQQRQRQEALEQQQRLEQLHALRTKDKSRESAIASTEVKLKLQEFLLSKTKEPAPGPPNHSLPQHPKCWAHHTSLDQSSPPQTGSPGTPPSYKLPALGTYDSRDDFPLRKTASEPNLKVRSRLKQKVTERRSSPLLRRKDGSVISACRRRALEVTVSSVCSSAPGSGPSSPNSSHSAIAENGFTGSVPNIPAEPRALALDGTGQLSLYTSPSLPNISLGLQATVTVTSSHLSASPKLSPQAEAERPGVATLRPGATLTGKFLSTSSIPGCLLGVALDGDPPAGPATLLQHVLLLEQARQQSALIAVPLHGQSPLVSGERVGSVRAVPKLPRHRPLSRTQSSPLPQSPQALPHGALQHHFLDKQQVQLGKLLPKSGELARPPPTHPEETEEELTEQQSPPPGDRVPPGPPLTIVSPDAGDPPEQRQEPEGCGGACEEPGEGGDEPEGPGGVSGVTELGASYKQVFPEAQLQLYPGPALGILALPHPALARTQSSPASAGIKPPVPDGPPKHLFTTGVVYDTFMLKHQCTCGNTNVHPEHAGRIQSIWSRLQETGLLGKCERIRGRKATLEEIQAVHSEHHTLLYGTSPLNRQKLDSKKLLGPISQKMYAVLPCGGIGVDSDTVWNEMHSSSAVRMAVGCLLELSFKVAAGEIKNGFAIIRPPGHHAEESTAMGFCFFNSVAISAKLLQQKLSVGRILIVDWDIHHGNGTQQAFYSDPDVLYISLHRYDDGNFFPGSGAPEEVGSGLGVGYNINIAWTGGVDPPIGDVEYLTAFRTVVMPIANEFSPDVVLVSAGFDAVEGHLSPLGGYSVTAKCFGHLTKQLMMLAGGRVVLALEGGHDLTAICDASEACVSALLGLELEPLDPSLLQQKPNVNAVATLEKVIEIQSQHWGSVKRFAAAVGCSLLEAQKGEAEEAETVTAMALLSVGAEQGGADPRPRPAEEPMEAEPTL, from the exons GGGCTGGACGCGGCGGCGCGGGAGCGGCAGCTGCAGCGGGAGCTGCTGGccctcaagcagcagcagcagctccagaagcaGCTCCTCTTCGCCGAGTTCCAGAAGCAGCACGAGCACCTCACCCGCCAGCACGAGGTCCAGCTCCAGAAGCACCTCAAG cagcagcaggaggcgcTGGCGGCTCggcggcagcaggagctggagcagcagcggcagcggcaggaggccctggagcagcagcagcgtctggagcagctccatgCCCTGCGCACCAAGGACAAGAGCAGGGAGA GTGCCATCGCCAGCACGGAGGTGAAGCTGAAGCTGCAGGAGTTTCTGCTCAGCAAGACGAAGGAGCCAGCTCCTGGCCCCCCCAACCattccctcccccagcaccccaaatGTTG GGCTCACCACACCTCGTTGGACCAGAGTTCCCCCCCCCAGACCGGCAGCCCGGGCACCCCCCCGTCCTACAAGCTCCCTGCGCTGGGCACCTACGACAGCAGGGACGACTTCCCGCTCCGCAAAACCG CCTCGGAACCCAACCTGAAGGTGCGGTCGCGGTTAAAACAGAAGGTGACGGAGCGCAGGAGCAGTCCCCTGCTGCGGAGGAAGGATGGCTCCGTGATCAGCgcctgccgccgccgcgcccTCGAGGTCACCG TGTCGTCAGtctgcagcagtgccccagGCTCTGGGCCCAGCTCCCCCAACAGCTCCCACAGTGCCATCGCCGAGAATGGCTTCACCGGCTCCGTCCCCAACATCCCCGCAGAG CCCCGTGCCCTCGCCCTGGATGGCACAGGCCAGCTCAGCCTCTACACGTCCCCGTCCCTGCCCAACatctccctggggctgcaggcCACTGTCACTGTCACCAGCTCCCACCTCAGC GCGTCCCCCAAGCTGTCGCCGCAGGCAGAGGCCGAGCGCCCGGGGGTGGCCACCCTGCGGCCCGGGGCCACCCTCACGGGCAAGTTCCTGAGCACCTCTTCCATCCCgggctgcctgctgggggtGGCCCTGGACGGGGACCCCCCCGCCGGGCCCGCGACCCTGCTGCAGCAcgtcctgctgctggagcaagcGCGGCAGCAGAGCGCCCTCATCGCCG TGCCCCTGCACGGGCAGTCGCCGCTGGTGAGCGGGGAGCGCGTGGGCAGCGTGCGGGCAGTGCCCAAGCTGCCTCGGCACCGGCCCCTCAGCCGCACCCAGTCCTCGCCCCTgccccagagcccccaggcccTGCCCCACGGCGCCCTCCAGCACCACTTCCTCGACAAGCAGCAGGTCCAGCTGGGGAAG ctgctccccaaGTCAGGGGAGCTGGCACGGCCGCCCCCTACCCACCCCGAGGAGACGGAGGAGGAGCTGACAGAGCAGCAGTCACCCCCCCCGGGGGACAGGGTCCCCCCCGGGCCCCCCCTCACCATCGTGTCCCCCGATGCTGGAGACCCCCCAGAGCAGCggcaggagcctgagggctgtggaggggcctGCGAGGAGCCAGGGGAGGGTGGGGACGAGCCCGAGGGTCCCGGGGGGGTCTCTGGTGTCACCGAGCTGGGAGCCAGCTACAAGCAG GTGTTCCCtgaggctcagctgcagctgtaccctggcccagccctgggcatcctggcactgccccacccagcccttgcccgcACCCAGTCGTCCCCTGCCAGTGCTGGCATCAAGCCCCCTGTGCCCGATGGGCCCCCCAAGCACCTCTTCACTACAG GCGTGGTGTACGacaccttcatgctgaagcaCCAATGCACCTGCGGCAACACCAACGTCCACCCCGAGCACGCCGGCCGCATCCAGAGCATCTGGTCCCGGCTGCAGGAGACTGGGCTGCTGGGCAAGTGTGAG CGCATCCGGGGCCGGAAGGCGACGCTGGAGGAGATCCAGGCTGTGCACTCGGAGCACCACACTCTGCTCTACGGCACCAGCCCTCTCAACCGCCAGAAGCTCGACAGCAAGAAGCTGCTGG GTCCCATCAGCCAGAAGATGTATGCGGTGCTGCCCTGCGGGGGCATTGGG GTGGACAGCGACACAGTGTGGAACGAGATGCACTCCTCCAGCGCCGTGCGCATGGCCGtgggctgcctgctggagctCTCCTTCAAGGTGGCTGCTGGCGAGATCAAG AACGGCTTTGCCATCATCCGCCCCCCAGGGCACCACGCCGAGGAGTCCACGGCCAT GGGCTTCTGCTTCTTCAACTCCGTGGCCATCTCggccaagctgctgcagcagaagctgagtGTGGGCAGGATCCTCATCGTGGACTGG GACATCCACCACGGCAACGGCACCCAGCAAGCCTTCTACAGCGACCCTGACGTCCTCTACATCTCCCTGCACCGCTACGACGACGGCAACTTCTTCCCGGGCAGCGGAGCGCCGGAGGAG gtgggcagcggGCTGGGAGTGGGCTACAACATCAACATCGCCTGGACGGGTGGCGTGGACCCCCCCATCGGGGACGTGGAGTAtctcacagccttcag gACCGTGGTGATGCCCATTGCCAACGAGTTCTCCCCGGAcgtggtgctggtctctgccgGCTTCGACGCCGTCGAGGGTCACCTGTCCCCCCTGGGTGGCTACTCTGTCACTGCCAAGT GTTTCGGGCACTTGACCAAGCAGCTGATGATGCTGGCGGGGGGCAGGGTGGTGCTGGCCCTGGAGGGGGGACATGACCTGACAGCCATCTGCGACGCCTCCGAGGCCTGTGTGTCTGCACTGCTCGGCCTGGAG CTGGAGCCCCTGGATCcgtccctgctgcagcagaagcccaacGTGAACGCTGTGGCCACGCTGGAGAAGGTCATCGAGATCCAGA GCCAGCACTGGGGCTCCGTGAAGCGCTTCGCGGCCGCCGTGGGCTGCTCCTTGCTGGAGGCGCAGAagggggaggcagaggaggcagagacGGTGACAGCCATGGCCCTGCTGTCCGTGGGGGCCGAGCAGGGCGGCGCCGACCCACGGCCCAG GCCAGCAGAGGAGCCAATGGAGGCTGAACCCACGCTGTGA